A window from Lentisphaera araneosa HTCC2155 encodes these proteins:
- a CDS encoding TRAP transporter small permease has product MTSTLLKLKSQLVKLLNALVIITMGLLVLDVLWGVLSRYLLGGQSSWTDELAQVLLTCLVLFASGVAYGKNEHLGLDYFVGKMDSSTQIKIKCLGNLIVLIFSIFVLIIGGINLVINTYEMQQVMQALQIQKAYVYSVIPISGFFFLIFSIESFFEKECVKND; this is encoded by the coding sequence ATGACTTCTACACTTTTAAAACTTAAAAGCCAATTAGTAAAATTATTAAACGCCTTAGTAATCATTACTATGGGACTTTTAGTTCTAGATGTTCTATGGGGCGTACTATCCCGTTATCTTCTCGGTGGACAAAGTAGTTGGACCGATGAACTTGCTCAAGTTCTTTTAACCTGTCTGGTTCTTTTTGCCAGTGGCGTAGCCTACGGCAAAAATGAACACTTAGGTTTAGATTATTTCGTTGGAAAAATGGATTCTTCAACTCAAATAAAAATTAAATGCTTAGGAAACCTAATTGTCTTAATTTTCTCTATTTTTGTCCTCATTATTGGTGGTATAAATTTAGTAATTAACACTTACGAAATGCAACAAGTTATGCAGGCGCTGCAAATTCAAAAAGCCTATGTTTATAGTGTTATTCCTATCAGTGGTTTCTTTTTTCTGATTTTTAGTATCGAATCGTTTTTTGAAAAAGAGTGCGTTAAAAATGATTGA
- a CDS encoding arylsulfatase: protein MTIKMRAKIFAQLSFFLCLLLAFNASSNDKQPNILLILADDLGWSDLGCYGSIIKTPNLDKLAKDGIRFTQFHNTAKCYPSRACLLTGVYAQQNNMARGAGKIKNAVTLAEVLREAGYRTLASGKHHGEDNLYDRGFDRYFGLRDGVCNYFNPGYQRPGEVVPAHKKGKFPRKWCIDGQTFSPYTPKEKDFYTTDYFTNYALEYLEEYKDEDKPFFLYLAYTAPHDPLQAWPKDIKKYTGKFMQGYQAYRQARYERMLKMKLIDKASFPLSEPSYRDWDSLSSEEKVQEDRRMAVYAAMIDCMDQNIGKVIDKLDKLGQLENTLILFASDNGCSPGSDFGGFKDYNPDAKNGEIGSMQRYTKLGIDWANVSNTPFKLFKTNAHKGGTCTPLIAYWPKGIIGNNRISHKPGHFIDIMPTIIDIAKAKYPQEFKGEKVVPMQGESLVSVFKNKNTARTNPIYWYYGKGKAIQYDNWRLVSDAESPWVLYNMDTDRSETTDVSNKYPEVVSKLNDLHKKWMKENPVSKKRKKSRKLAAK, encoded by the coding sequence ATGACAATAAAAATGCGCGCCAAAATATTCGCTCAACTAAGTTTTTTCCTTTGCTTGTTACTAGCATTTAATGCGTCTAGCAATGATAAACAACCTAATATACTCCTCATCCTTGCAGATGATTTGGGTTGGTCAGACTTGGGATGCTACGGTAGTATTATTAAAACGCCAAATCTCGACAAGCTCGCTAAAGACGGTATTCGTTTTACTCAATTCCATAATACCGCGAAATGTTATCCATCGCGAGCATGTCTTTTAACAGGTGTATACGCTCAGCAAAATAACATGGCCCGTGGGGCCGGTAAAATTAAAAATGCTGTGACCCTAGCTGAAGTCCTACGAGAAGCCGGTTACAGAACTCTTGCTTCTGGAAAACACCACGGCGAAGACAACCTATATGATCGTGGTTTTGATCGTTACTTTGGCTTACGAGATGGTGTATGTAACTACTTTAACCCAGGTTATCAACGCCCAGGCGAAGTTGTTCCCGCTCACAAAAAAGGTAAATTCCCAAGGAAATGGTGTATCGATGGTCAAACTTTTTCACCCTACACTCCTAAAGAAAAAGACTTTTATACCACAGACTACTTCACCAATTATGCACTTGAATATTTAGAGGAATATAAAGATGAAGACAAGCCCTTTTTCCTATACCTCGCTTACACGGCTCCCCATGACCCTCTGCAAGCATGGCCAAAAGACATAAAAAAATACACTGGTAAATTCATGCAGGGCTACCAAGCCTATCGTCAAGCGCGCTATGAACGCATGCTTAAAATGAAATTAATAGATAAAGCCTCCTTTCCTTTATCGGAACCCAGTTACCGTGACTGGGATTCACTCAGCTCTGAAGAAAAAGTCCAAGAAGATCGACGCATGGCGGTTTATGCTGCGATGATTGACTGCATGGACCAGAACATTGGCAAAGTCATTGATAAATTAGATAAACTTGGCCAACTTGAAAATACATTAATTCTCTTTGCATCGGATAATGGTTGCTCCCCAGGTAGTGATTTTGGTGGATTTAAAGATTATAATCCAGATGCTAAAAATGGTGAAATTGGCTCAATGCAGCGCTACACCAAGCTAGGAATTGATTGGGCTAATGTAAGCAATACCCCTTTTAAGCTTTTCAAAACTAACGCCCACAAGGGCGGGACATGTACTCCCTTGATAGCTTACTGGCCTAAAGGAATTATTGGAAATAATCGAATTTCTCACAAACCTGGCCACTTCATCGATATAATGCCAACCATAATTGATATCGCTAAGGCCAAGTACCCTCAAGAATTTAAAGGAGAAAAAGTCGTCCCAATGCAAGGAGAAAGTCTGGTCTCAGTTTTCAAAAATAAAAATACTGCGAGAACCAACCCAATTTACTGGTACTACGGCAAGGGGAAAGCTATTCAATATGACAACTGGAGATTGGTCAGCGATGCTGAATCTCCTTGGGTTCTTTACAACATGGACACAGACCGTTCGGAAACTACAGATGTAAGTAATAAGTACCCAGAAGTTGTCAGTAAATTAAATGATTTACATAAAAAATGGATGAAAGAAAACCCGGTTAGTAAAAAGAGGAAAAAAAGCCGAAAGCTAGCCGCTAAATAG
- a CDS encoding alpha-glucuronidase family glycosyl hydrolase, with product MTKKAKMIYSLTCLFSLICTAHSSNAPSSYRAWLSYQKIDKQKILNTYQNLFQELSVAGKSPIIQSSINELQIGLKAILQTDLKISNSFSKGLIIGTAKELSMKGIDLDVSNLSSEGFLLQSDNQKLILSAKSDLGLLYGAFHILRLIQTQQALNTLDLKENPKIQHRLLNHWDNPGTVPEGRSYVERGYAGDSIFKWDELSKHEQRYIDYCRMLASTGINGSVMNNVNTAKKGLEGWKLLTPEYLPKLKYLAGIFRQYGIKMYISVNFFSPVIVGGLPEANPNDPKVQKWWNDKANEIYKEIPDFGGYLVKADSEGEPGPMKYGLTHADGANLLARSLKPHGGIVMWRAFVYGHKKSNPDRAAQPYDLFKPIDGKFDDNAIVQIKNGPHDFQVREPVSTLFSAMPKTNQMLELQITQEYTGHERHVCYLVPQWKTIFDFDTHAKGKGTEIKKILSGQVYKYKHAGIAGVSNIGDDTNWTGHLLAQANFYGFGRLSWNPDLSTEEITAEWIKQTFGHNKKIMKVVSKILNTSWRTYEDYTMPLGIGFMSNGCPDNDESHFRPDPAKRKKYHKADKKGLGYDRTKNSKGHSHYAGQYHKPVYDMYKNVETCPEELLLFFHHLPYTHKLKSGKTIIQHIYDAHNDGVKQVENYYKEWQSLNGLMDAERFEEVSLKLKEQIKYAAEWRDSINSYFYKLSKIKEINK from the coding sequence ATGACTAAAAAAGCAAAGATGATTTATTCACTTACATGCCTATTTTCACTCATTTGTACAGCTCATTCTTCTAATGCACCTAGTAGTTATAGAGCATGGTTGAGTTATCAAAAAATCGACAAGCAGAAAATTCTCAACACCTATCAAAACTTGTTCCAAGAATTGTCAGTGGCTGGAAAAAGTCCAATTATCCAATCCTCCATAAATGAGTTGCAGATCGGCCTAAAAGCTATACTTCAAACTGATTTAAAAATTTCAAACTCCTTTTCTAAAGGCTTAATAATTGGCACCGCCAAAGAATTAAGTATGAAAGGGATCGATTTGGACGTCAGCAATTTATCGAGCGAGGGCTTCCTCCTTCAAAGTGATAATCAAAAACTTATCCTTAGTGCTAAATCAGACCTAGGTTTACTATACGGTGCATTTCATATTCTTCGACTGATCCAAACACAGCAAGCCTTAAACACTCTTGACCTCAAAGAAAACCCTAAAATTCAACACCGCCTACTAAATCATTGGGATAATCCAGGTACAGTACCCGAAGGCAGGTCATATGTTGAGCGAGGCTATGCTGGAGATAGTATCTTTAAATGGGACGAGCTCAGCAAACATGAACAACGCTATATTGATTATTGTAGAATGTTAGCCTCCACTGGCATAAATGGCAGTGTAATGAATAATGTAAACACTGCGAAAAAAGGTCTTGAAGGCTGGAAACTCTTAACACCAGAATACTTGCCTAAGCTCAAGTACTTAGCAGGAATCTTTAGACAGTATGGCATTAAAATGTATATCTCCGTCAATTTCTTTAGCCCCGTAATTGTGGGGGGCTTACCTGAAGCTAACCCCAATGATCCAAAAGTTCAAAAATGGTGGAATGATAAGGCTAATGAGATATATAAAGAAATACCCGATTTTGGCGGTTATTTAGTTAAAGCTGACTCAGAAGGTGAGCCAGGCCCAATGAAGTACGGATTAACTCATGCGGATGGTGCCAACTTACTTGCACGCTCTCTAAAACCACACGGTGGCATAGTTATGTGGAGAGCATTTGTTTACGGTCACAAAAAATCTAATCCAGACAGAGCTGCTCAACCCTATGATCTATTTAAGCCAATTGATGGAAAGTTTGATGACAATGCCATCGTTCAAATCAAAAACGGCCCACATGACTTTCAAGTTAGGGAGCCCGTATCTACGCTTTTTTCTGCAATGCCAAAGACAAATCAAATGCTCGAGCTTCAAATAACTCAGGAATATACTGGTCATGAACGCCACGTCTGTTACCTAGTACCTCAATGGAAAACTATTTTTGATTTCGATACCCATGCAAAAGGGAAAGGAACTGAGATCAAAAAAATCCTAAGCGGCCAAGTTTACAAATACAAACACGCGGGGATCGCTGGTGTTTCAAATATAGGCGATGACACAAATTGGACTGGGCATTTATTAGCTCAGGCAAATTTTTATGGTTTTGGAAGACTATCTTGGAACCCCGACTTATCCACAGAGGAAATAACTGCAGAATGGATAAAGCAAACATTTGGTCACAATAAAAAAATAATGAAAGTTGTCAGCAAAATACTAAATACTTCATGGCGTACTTACGAAGATTACACTATGCCACTTGGAATTGGTTTTATGTCCAATGGTTGCCCCGATAACGATGAAAGTCACTTCCGTCCCGATCCTGCAAAAAGAAAAAAATACCATAAAGCAGACAAAAAGGGCTTAGGCTACGATAGAACTAAAAATAGCAAAGGTCATAGTCACTACGCAGGTCAGTACCATAAGCCTGTGTACGATATGTATAAAAACGTAGAGACCTGTCCCGAAGAATTATTACTATTTTTTCATCACCTGCCCTACACTCATAAGCTCAAGTCTGGTAAGACGATCATCCAACATATTTATGATGCACACAATGATGGTGTGAAGCAGGTAGAAAATTATTACAAAGAATGGCAAAGCCTTAATGGCTTAATGGATGCAGAACGCTTCGAAGAAGTTTCTCTTAAATTAAAAGAGCAAATCAAATATGCTGCCGAGTGGCGTGATTCTATTAATTCTTATTTCTATAAATTGTCGAAAATCAAAGAAATAAACAAGTAA
- a CDS encoding TRAP transporter substrate-binding protein yields MSKQRKSGFFAGVLVGVLAATIIFSFVTRYNKSNGSQQKNITTIKLAHTLDTKHPVHLGMVYMKKRLEEISNNQATLEIFPSGVLGSETKCIEMLQNGVLAMTKTSTSPMEGFVPEMGVFSLPYVFRSREHFWNVLDSKIGKDLLLKGESRNLRGICYFDAGSRNFYTTKKPVLTPEDLNKQKIRVMNSKTAIDMIKALGGSPTPIAWGELYSALNQGVVDGAENNPPSYYNNGHHKVSKHFSLDGHTRVPDMLVISSKIWKSYSPELQTWLQQAADEASQYQRELWAQKSKEALAAAEKEGAKIYYPDIQPFIDKTKSMIDGLKDTAVGDIYRRIQETK; encoded by the coding sequence ATGTCTAAACAGAGAAAATCAGGCTTTTTTGCAGGTGTTCTAGTTGGGGTGCTTGCAGCCACAATCATTTTTTCTTTTGTAACACGATACAATAAATCGAATGGCTCCCAGCAAAAGAATATCACTACAATTAAGTTAGCTCATACCTTAGATACCAAACACCCTGTTCATTTGGGTATGGTGTACATGAAAAAAAGATTAGAAGAAATATCTAATAATCAAGCAACTCTAGAAATATTCCCAAGCGGTGTCTTAGGTAGTGAAACAAAATGTATAGAGATGCTACAAAATGGCGTCTTGGCCATGACCAAAACATCCACTTCTCCAATGGAGGGTTTTGTCCCTGAAATGGGAGTTTTTAGCTTGCCTTATGTGTTTAGAAGTCGAGAACACTTTTGGAATGTTCTCGACTCAAAGATAGGTAAAGATCTTTTGTTAAAAGGCGAATCAAGAAACCTGAGAGGCATCTGCTATTTTGATGCGGGCAGTCGGAATTTTTACACTACCAAAAAACCTGTTTTGACTCCTGAAGATTTAAACAAACAAAAAATCAGGGTTATGAACAGTAAAACTGCTATCGATATGATTAAAGCCTTGGGTGGGTCACCCACACCAATTGCTTGGGGCGAGTTATATTCAGCCTTAAATCAGGGCGTAGTAGACGGCGCAGAAAATAATCCTCCAAGTTACTACAATAACGGCCACCATAAAGTGAGTAAACACTTTTCACTCGATGGACATACACGTGTCCCAGACATGCTCGTTATTAGTAGTAAAATCTGGAAGAGTTATTCTCCCGAATTACAAACCTGGCTTCAACAAGCCGCAGATGAAGCATCTCAATACCAAAGAGAATTATGGGCACAAAAGTCAAAGGAAGCACTAGCTGCTGCCGAAAAAGAAGGCGCAAAAATATATTACCCAGATATTCAACCATTTATCGATAAAACAAAAAGTATGATCGATGGTTTAAAAGATACAGCTGTCGGAGATATCTACCGAAGAATACAAGAGACGAAATAA
- a CDS encoding TRAP transporter large permease, which translates to MIEILLILIVSFVAMLLLNVPIAITIAMSSFLAILAAGLDPNYQVAFDMADGVGRIGLLPIPFFILSGILMGRGGIASRLIDLAKSIIAWFPGGLALVNTVTCMIFGALSGSAVAAVSSIGGFMVPEMEKEGYDKDFSVAVTSTAATTGLLIPPSNIMIIYAVASGVTVEAMFMAGIIPGLLVGLCIMTVCIITALKKGYKAGEFVGFKTIAQSFRKAFMSLLLIVIVIGGILGGIFTATEASAVAVAYSFFLAVIFYKNVKLKDLPEIFLQAGKTTSIVMLMIGASSAMSTILTLENIPQMISQFLMQVSDNPIIILLIINITLLLVGTFMDMTPALLIFTPIFLPVVSSDLIGMHPVHFGIMMIANLCIGLCTPPVGSCLFVGCGVGKTSISKVSKPMLPFFLAMVFALLLTTYIPAFSMWLPEILGLTN; encoded by the coding sequence ATGATTGAAATTTTACTCATTCTAATTGTCAGCTTTGTGGCAATGCTCTTACTAAATGTTCCCATTGCTATCACAATTGCCATGTCATCTTTCCTTGCTATTTTGGCCGCAGGTCTAGACCCCAATTATCAGGTTGCTTTTGATATGGCCGATGGTGTTGGTCGAATTGGCTTACTACCTATCCCGTTTTTTATTTTATCAGGCATACTTATGGGAAGGGGCGGAATAGCTTCACGCCTAATCGATTTGGCAAAGTCAATTATTGCTTGGTTCCCTGGTGGCCTTGCTTTAGTCAACACCGTTACTTGCATGATTTTTGGTGCACTATCTGGCTCTGCTGTTGCGGCAGTTTCTTCAATCGGTGGCTTTATGGTCCCTGAAATGGAGAAAGAAGGCTACGATAAAGATTTCAGTGTTGCAGTAACTTCCACTGCAGCGACTACAGGCTTACTCATCCCTCCAAGTAATATTATGATTATCTATGCAGTAGCTAGTGGTGTAACTGTAGAGGCCATGTTTATGGCAGGTATTATTCCAGGCTTACTTGTTGGTCTGTGTATAATGACTGTTTGTATTATTACGGCTTTAAAAAAAGGCTATAAAGCTGGAGAGTTTGTTGGATTTAAAACGATCGCTCAATCTTTTCGCAAAGCTTTTATGAGTTTATTGCTCATCGTCATTGTAATCGGTGGGATTTTAGGAGGTATCTTTACCGCTACAGAGGCTTCAGCAGTAGCAGTAGCCTACTCATTTTTTCTTGCGGTAATCTTTTATAAAAATGTTAAATTAAAAGATTTACCAGAGATATTTCTTCAGGCAGGAAAAACGACTTCAATAGTCATGCTCATGATCGGCGCTAGCTCGGCTATGTCCACAATTTTGACCTTGGAAAACATACCTCAAATGATCAGTCAATTCCTGATGCAAGTTTCAGATAATCCGATTATCATTTTATTAATCATTAATATCACCCTCCTTTTAGTGGGAACTTTTATGGACATGACTCCTGCATTACTAATTTTCACCCCAATTTTCCTTCCCGTAGTTAGTTCGGACTTAATTGGTATGCACCCAGTTCATTTTGGAATAATGATGATCGCCAACCTCTGTATTGGACTTTGTACACCTCCAGTTGGATCCTGTCTGTTTGTGGGATGCGGCGTGGGAAAAACAAGTATAAGTAAAGTTTCCAAACCCATGTTGCCTTTCTTTTTGGCCATGGTATTTGCCTTATTACTTACTACATACATACCAGCATTTTCTATGTGGCTCCCGGAAATACTTGGCTTAACTAATTAG
- a CDS encoding amidohydrolase family protein: MKVILALSLLLFQQIISAIEMTVENIEIVDSHIHFFDTSRPDGVMWPPKRNKVLHVPTLPEHYKEIVKENNVKKAVVVQASNWVSDANWNLKVTENEADLYAGVVCNLSTLGTKQFRKDIDKLIQNPRAVGIRITHPPKDRKFYSAQLIKDLKYIAEHNMSLDILHARFESDTLIEIAKQLPELNIMIGLSGKKTDLILELERLPNVFCKFTNDLSKSETRKNFEIIWQKFGPDRIVFGSNWPATKLTPNGYAQTKKALFDILKEKGDDAVKKVFYDNALKFYQLENGRKLK, translated from the coding sequence ATGAAAGTAATATTAGCTTTATCCTTACTACTTTTTCAGCAAATAATATCAGCTATTGAAATGACTGTTGAAAACATCGAGATAGTTGATTCTCACATTCATTTCTTTGATACATCGAGACCTGATGGAGTCATGTGGCCTCCTAAAAGAAACAAGGTCCTTCATGTACCGACTTTACCTGAGCATTACAAAGAAATAGTTAAGGAAAATAATGTTAAGAAAGCAGTAGTCGTTCAAGCCAGTAACTGGGTCAGTGATGCCAATTGGAACTTAAAAGTGACTGAAAATGAAGCTGACCTATACGCCGGTGTAGTTTGTAATCTTTCTACATTGGGAACAAAACAATTTAGAAAAGACATTGATAAACTGATACAAAATCCGCGTGCGGTTGGCATTAGAATAACGCATCCCCCAAAGGATAGAAAATTTTACTCTGCACAACTTATCAAAGACCTTAAATATATCGCCGAACACAATATGAGCCTAGACATTTTACATGCTCGATTTGAGTCAGATACCTTAATTGAAATCGCTAAGCAACTGCCTGAACTTAATATAATGATTGGACTTTCAGGTAAAAAAACTGATTTAATCCTAGAACTTGAAAGACTGCCAAATGTCTTCTGCAAATTCACTAATGACCTGAGTAAGTCTGAGACCAGAAAAAACTTTGAAATTATCTGGCAAAAATTTGGCCCCGATAGGATAGTCTTCGGCAGTAATTGGCCGGCGACTAAACTTACTCCCAATGGCTATGCTCAAACTAAGAAAGCACTTTTCGATATTTTAAAAGAGAAAGGCGATGATGCAGTAAAAAAGGTTTTCTATGACAATGCCTTAAAGTTCTAC